One stretch of Streptomyces agglomeratus DNA includes these proteins:
- a CDS encoding SH3 domain-containing protein, with product MLNSVKTTLALTVGGLALGLLGAATPATAADQIGTPVAGATADQASGAAAYTKYGRVIASTGVKIRSRATTYSGVLGSFHSGAKIALACKVYGQNVDGNHIWYKLDHRSGWVTARYVKNLDYIPWCR from the coding sequence GTGCTCAATTCCGTGAAAACCACACTGGCGCTGACCGTCGGAGGCCTGGCGTTGGGGCTGCTCGGCGCCGCCACTCCGGCAACTGCGGCCGACCAGATCGGGACCCCAGTTGCCGGTGCCACGGCGGATCAGGCAAGTGGGGCGGCGGCCTATACCAAGTACGGCAGGGTCATCGCGAGTACCGGAGTCAAGATCCGCAGCAGGGCAACCACTTACTCCGGGGTGCTGGGCAGCTTCCATTCAGGGGCCAAGATCGCCCTGGCCTGCAAGGTGTACGGCCAAAACGTCGACGGCAACCACATCTGGTACAAGCTGGACCACCGCAGCGGCTGGGTCACCGCCCGCTACGTCAAGAACCTGGACTACATCCCGTGGTGCCGCTGA
- a CDS encoding aminoglycoside phosphotransferase family protein translates to MSSPQGIEVPDALVASYTRNGGEEERTWIARLPALVAELLDRWQLERDGGTGSGEASLVVPVRRRTDDTRAALKLQMPREETTAALIGLRAWNGDGIVRLLDHAPESGAVLLERLDGSRTLASVEDDDVAMSALAGLMARLHSVPAAEGLRGLGDVARDMLASVPAAVATLPDPEDQRRLHGWASAVTELAGEPGDRMLHWDLHYDNVLAAEREPWLAIDPEPLVGDPGFDLWPALDTGWEKLHATGDAPRAVRRRFDLLTEALALDRQRAAGWTLARLLQNTLWDIEDGRTTIAPSQTAVAEALPHH, encoded by the coding sequence ATGAGCTCGCCGCAGGGTATCGAAGTCCCTGACGCCCTGGTCGCGTCGTACACGAGGAACGGTGGTGAAGAGGAACGCACCTGGATCGCCCGGCTGCCCGCGCTGGTGGCAGAGCTGCTCGACCGATGGCAACTGGAGCGCGACGGCGGCACCGGGTCCGGCGAGGCCTCACTGGTGGTGCCGGTGCGGCGCCGCACGGACGACACCCGCGCCGCGCTCAAACTCCAGATGCCCCGCGAGGAGACGACCGCCGCGCTGATCGGGCTGCGGGCGTGGAACGGCGACGGCATCGTGCGGCTGCTCGACCACGCCCCGGAGAGCGGCGCCGTGCTGCTGGAACGCCTGGACGGCTCACGCACCCTGGCTTCCGTCGAGGACGACGACGTGGCCATGAGCGCCTTGGCCGGACTCATGGCCCGGCTGCACTCCGTCCCGGCGGCCGAAGGCCTGCGTGGCCTCGGTGACGTCGCGCGCGACATGCTGGCGTCCGTGCCGGCGGCCGTCGCCACCCTGCCGGATCCCGAGGACCAGCGTCGGCTGCACGGCTGGGCGTCGGCAGTCACCGAGCTGGCCGGCGAGCCCGGCGACCGGATGTTGCACTGGGACCTGCACTACGACAACGTGCTCGCCGCCGAGCGCGAGCCGTGGCTGGCCATCGACCCCGAACCCCTCGTCGGCGATCCGGGCTTCGACCTGTGGCCGGCGCTGGATACCGGCTGGGAGAAACTCCACGCCACCGGGGACGCTCCCCGGGCGGTGCGGCGCCGCTTCGACCTGCTGACCGAGGCGCTCGCGCTGGACCGCCAGCGCGCGGCCGGCTGGACCCTGGCCCGGCTGCTGCAGAACACACTGTGGGACATCGAGGACGGGCGGACCACCATCGCTCCCTCCCAGACCGCCGTGGCCGAGGCGCTGCCCCACCACTGA